The genomic region TATAAAAAAAAGCAATCCTAAGATTGCTATTTTTCTAAGAAATATCTTCTGATAATCGCTAGATTTTGGAATATCCTTAACCCAAAAGCTAACATTGCTACATAATATAAATCTATTCCTAATCTATCGCCACTATAAACTAGTATTGCTGCCAACAGTGCATTGGTAAAAAATCCGCTAATGAAAACCGTATTATCAAATTTTTCTTCCGCTGCCGCTCTTAGTCCACCAAA from Negativicutes bacterium harbors:
- a CDS encoding small basic family protein, with protein sequence MLLPIMGLGVGILLGILFPYSLPQEYAKFLSVALLASLDSVFGGLRAAAEEKFDNTVFISGFFTNALLAAILVYSGDRLGIDLYYVAMLAFGLRIFQNLAIIRRYFLEK